The Corvus moneduloides isolate bCorMon1 chromosome 11, bCorMon1.pri, whole genome shotgun sequence genomic sequence CCAACCCACACTTCAATGCAATTCCATTAACTCAAGAACAGCGATGAAACCCACCTTGGACGTTTTTGTCCCACAGGACCAAAACACACCCCTATTCCTTCTTTAGGCCTGTGGAAACGGCCCAAAAAGTAAAGCCCTTTGCTGAACGTGAGCCAGCCATCCCTCCACCACCACACTAAtggaggctgctctgctgtcctTCCCTGGAGATAGCAGCCAAGTCTAGTGAAGCTTCTCTCATAGCAACCAGAGCTCCAGagccaacagcagctgctgtcactgccttCAACGCTTACCCACAGGATCCAGAGCACAGCAACACCCTCCTCCCTGCACCtctacagcaaaaaaaaaaaaaaaccccagaaggcTGGCAACAAGATGACTTCCTGGGTCAAccacaagaagcagaaaaaaagaaatcctagtATTTCCTATACAAGTGAAAAGAGGAATCTCTGATTgttgaaaaaataagaaattccttttttggATTTAGATTCTGGCAGCAACACCCAGCCATGGTGGGGGCAACTGCCTGAAATCCATAATGTATTAGCACACCATCAGACACCAACATCAAGTTCTTCTCTCACCCAAGGAGAGGGATTCGCCCCCAACGCTCTCATTACATCATGGCCCGAGCCCgcagcagccacaggagctctgcagcaccCCGTGACCTCTCCAGCCCCGCAGAACACCCTCTTCCCCCCCAACAGCACACCCAGGATCTCAGCTGGTGTCAGAGGAACACGAGGACACGGCCGGGAAGGGCCTGCGAACCCCCTTTCACTGCCTCACCCATTTCCCCGCTTCCAGAGGGCCACACGCGGCCTCGCCTCGCTCCCTCCCCCCGAGACGGCGAGACACTGCCCGGCGCCGCTTCCCCACTCGGCCCGGCGGTGAACTCCGGTCACCGGCACCCAAGGACGATCTGCCGGGCGACAGTGACCTTGCCAATGCCGTCGGGAGTCGAAGCGGGGCCAGGGCGCGGGTAGGGCGGCGGAGAACCCCCCCTGTGGCGGCGGTGGCGGGCGAGGAAATGCGGGAGGATCCGCGCTGCAGCCGCCGGCGCCGGGAGCGGGGGGTTACGGAGGAAGGCGCCGCACGGGCAccatgagaaagcagaaaatgcaggTCAAACACCGCCTCCCCCgaggcctggagaggctggcGGTTCGGGACAGGCAGACGGGGCCCGGAGGCTGCCCCGAGCCGGACAACGACCCCCGCGGCCCCTCGGGACAATGCGGGGACATGGGAGCGCGGAGAAGACCAGGCTGCAGCGGGGCTTCCCCGGCGCTCGCCTTCACCGACAAAGCGCCGCTCcagccgcagccccggccccggcacTGCACCGGCCACCAACGTCCCGAGCCCGCGCACCGCCGGGCCCGCCATGACGTCCGCACACCGAGCCGGACCGGGTCAGCTCGGGCCGGGCCTccgggggcacggcggggcgcTGCCGACCGGGCTGCCAAGGCAGCGCAGAGCAGAGCGTCAGGCCGCGAGCCGCGCCAGGAGACCCCGCGGCCGCCCGCCCAGCCGCCCGCCCCAGCGTTCCCTCCCGCCGCCGGGTACGGCCGGttcccgcccgcccgcgcctACCTGGCCGGCCCGTTCCCCGGGCCCCTACGCGGCACCAGGCCCGGCTCGGCGCCACGGCGTGTCCCGGGCAGCCGGCGAGAGCGAGCGCTCGACCGCGGCAGCGGCGGCCCCTCccccggcagcggcggcggcttCTCCCCGGGCCGGGCGGAAACGGCACTAGGCGCACGGGGATTCCCGGCGCCGGCGCCAGGGGCGCCCCGGGCACGCCCACCCCGCTTCCCGTTGGCTGTCACGGCGCCGcgtcccgccccgccggggcgCCCGCCGCCACCACCGCCCCGCCCACCCCCCTTCGCCATTGGCGAGCTCTCCTCGCTGCCCCGCCCTTGCTGCGGCCTCATTGGGCTCCacgcgcccgccccgccgcgcgcCCCACGGTCGCGGCGTCCCATTGGTGCGCGGCGCTGCCACTCGGCGCGGGGCGGAGGGGGGCGGCCGCCGGCAGCATCGACGCggtgcggggcgggcgggctgCGGTAGCGCCCGCCGGGCGAGCCGCGCTACGTGccgaggggcggggccggcggggcgcgATCGCTCGGCGCGGGGCGACTCCCGCGTCGGGACACGTGGCAGAACGAAGGGGCGGTGCGGGGGGCGGCCGGGAACCTGGGCGgaggggggcgcggggcgcATGCGCGGCGACTCGCGCGCAGGGCCTGCCGCGCGGCACGTCCGCGCGCGCGGGGCcgagggggaggggggctgggCGGGGGGTCCCGTCGCGGAGtcccggcggggccgcccggggCTGAGACCGCCCCTCCTCcggccgggccggcggggccAGCGCACCCATAGCTGGCCGGTCCCCGTCCCTGGAGCCCCGAACAAAGGCCGCGGGGCAGTGGGGCGGAGGGAGGGCTCCTCCGCGGTAGGAGGGGCGGCGGAGCCGGGCAGGAGGGGCCCCGCGGCGCTCGGTGCCCGCGCTCGGCCGAGGGGCTCCGCCCAGTTCGCGTCCGCTCGCAGTGAGCGATGCGTGCGGCCCGGAGCACTGCAGAGACGCGGGAGGAAGGGAGCGGAGCCCGGGCGCGGAGGGAGCCGCGGGATCGCGCCGGGGGCTGCGCAGCCGCCAGCCCGCTCCGGGTCGCTCGGCAGAGGCGGCGCTCCGGGAGCTGCGGGCGGGCAGCCGCTCCCCCCCGTGGCAGCCGGTCCGGCCCCGCCACCCCCGCGGGAGGGCGGTGCGGCCGCTGCGGCTGGTCCCGCGGAGCTGCGGGGCGGGGAGAGCCGCGTCCGGTCACGGTGCGGCGATCCAGGCGTGCCGCAGGCTCTGCGCGGCGCTGGCGCGGCGCTCGGGCGCGTAGTGCAGCGCGGGCAGCAGGAAGGCGGCGAAGGCGGCCGCCTCCCGCGGTGTCCAGCCGTGCCGGTCCGCCAGGATGCCGGGGAGGCTACGGGGGGAGAGCCGGGAGAGCCGCAGGAGCGCGCCTGGTAGAGACAGCGTGGGCACAGCGCCTCAGTCACACCTGCGCGGCTGAGGCtgccgcgccgcgccgcgcctcgcctcgcctcgcctcaGAATTAACCCAAAGCATCCTGAAAGATCCCTGCCTTCGCCTTGGAATTATCTCTGTGGGCTGCACCTGCGCTGCCCCTTGCAGGTTTGGCTGTCGGGTGTTTCTCAGGAACCACCTTTCCAAGCTAGTGTTTGGAGTCTCCCTGTTTCTGAGTACTTTTCTTAGCTGAGAACGTGCCAAGAGTGCGCAAAGTGTTCCCAGAATAACTATGCCAGAGCCATTGCTGCTTGTACCCTGCGCCTGCCCACAGGCACCCGGATGCATCATGCTATTTCAGTGTCAGAGCTTGCAAGACACTCTTGTTGAATTAGTCTTGTGCCAGCCAGCTCTGTGGGGCCCAGCAGAGTGTATGACTGAGTGAGAAGCAACCCTCCTCCTGGGGAGTGCATGGTGTAAATGCAGTGATTCAAGTTAGGCATGTGTGGTCAGGCCAGGTTGGCTCACAGGGTGAGTGAATGTAGAACTAATTTTGActcatttcttttaaacaccGTAGAAGACATAAGTGTGAGAAAAGTGTGTGGATGTGCAGGGAGGTGCTTGTTGAGTTCCAGCATGGGACTAGCACTAAGCACTGAATGAGCTGTGGGTAGGCTGGTGAacataaaaacagaaaaggatgaTGGGCCAAATTGTAGAAGGGTGAAGTCATGGTGCCTTGTGGTCAAAGACAGGGGTTTCAAGATTCATGGGTCAAAGGGAAAGGAACTGGGGagaataaaacagaagagaTGTTACAGTTGGGACAGAAGACTAAATATAGCAGCCACATTGGAAGGATATGAGTGTCCCATTCCTGGTCATCATTGTTCTCTGCCAGTGAATGGGGTGAAATCCAGCCTGTTACAGACTCTTCAGCCTTCCTGGCATGGAGCTGTTTCCTATCTGTACTTCCATTCTCTCCAAATCCAAAGGAGAAAGAATGGAAATGCTTTCCCTGTTGGGTGTTTGCTATGACCGTTTTTTAGGATTTTGCATTCATCCCTGGAATGTTTATGGATTGCAAAGAtaggcagggcagggagtgtTACTGCTCTTTATCAAATTTCCATTTGTGTTCCATCCCTGCTTTTAGCCTGCATTATGTGAGTAGCTTTGCTTTAGTTCAGCATGAGCTGAGTAGAAGTGTGTCAGAGATccactgtgatttttaaaataaacttcctTATGCCAGTTCTTACCTGGCCTGCTGAAAAATTTTGTTGACTTGTTCCATGAGAAAACAATTTGAGGAGGAATTCTTCCCAGGAGTTCAATAATGCGAGCAACATGATCTagatggagggagggaagacAAATTTAGATACAGACTGTGGTACTTCTGTCAGTGAAATGAATAAAACTCACGGAGTCTTACCATCATCTCTAGAGAAGTATTTCCCAGGTTGAGGATCAAATAGACACTCCCCAGTTGCCATTTCAAATGCCTAGAAATGGAGTAGCACTGTTAATTCACTAATTGTCTTGGAGTTTTCCTTCCCCACTAACTGATAGTACCAATTTCCCTCTCTATCACACAAAACTCATCCTAAAATGCATGAATACTCACACTGGCTTGATCTGTACAACAGTGAAACAGCACCTTGAGCTCCATCAGGATGAAAAGCAGCATGTGCCTGATTCAGGCAATCCTATGAGCTAACCTGCATGGAGTGTGAATTGCTTTAGATCTTAAACTAATTAGGAGTGGGTTTTACCAGCTGCAGACTTTTGCCCTGAAGTGAATGAGTGCTAACAGCCCCTCTTGCCTTCTCAGCAAGGCAGCTTTCTTTACGTGGATAGGTGGATGCTAAGGACATGCTGCCCTGGCCACGTAATGTCTGTCACCTCCCCTACAGGCACAGCGTTTTCCCCAGTCCTACCAGACAGGCCGTGCTCCAGATATCCACAGGAGTGCTGTAGTCTAATCCAAGAAGCACTTCCAGGGCACGGTAGGGCTGGGTCTGTATCTCCTTGGAAAAAGGCTTGtactaaaacaaaaacaaactccCTGTGGCTGGTGTCCCTAAACCAGTCACAGCAATGCTGGTGGTCACAAGCTTCTCATGCAGCGAAGGGACACTTGGGACACGACTGAATGAGTGTTCTTAGCTCTGCGCAGGGCATGGCCAGCACCTTCCTGGCCCCACTGACACCAGGGGGAAATCTACCTTCCACCATTTCACACTGAACATAGTTTTAAATTTCTGATTGTAGGGACTAAGTGCGAGCTGGAGAAGCGTCCAAAGTTGACGGCGTCTCAGGAAGACAGTGTGCAGCTCGGAGCTGAGAGTGCAGAACATAACACCCCCCCATATCAGCATCTCTGAAATAGCTGTTCAGCTGTGAAGGGACAGACACACGGTGTGGGATGGAAAGAAGCACACAGCATCCCACATCGTCATGGGATTGGGACTCGGAACAGACTCACTGTCCAGCACGCGCTTCCTAGATCTGCAATTTTCACTTCTATGCTCATTAAATCAGGTTCTTCCAATTGATTACCAAGATCACCTCCTAGATGGAAAGGATAAAGAGAAATCAGGTCTTTCTGAACCAGCAGGTACACACCACCTACCACAGGAGAGGCATGTCTGCCTTCCTTCAAAGTTTCTCAGCCTAAAAGGTCCTAAATACTTTTTATCATAAATCAAAGGCCACCTCTGTTTTTTGAGGGAACACAAAAGAGGACCTGGTATCCAGTAAAAACCTAAGAGAATGTCTGGGACAATAGTAGCTCGGAGTGGAACAATGTGACCACGTGCtcttgtcctgctgcagggtTCCTCTAGCTCCAAAGTTAAATTACTGTGGGCCCAGAGGAGAGCACCAGTCAGAACCAAAACATCTGTAATTGCTCAGCCTTCAGCAACCCCAGCTGTCACAGACCTTGGACATAGCCTCCTTGGCAAGCAACGTGAAGGTTACACTTTTATATGATCCCAGAAAAGGGTAATTCCTGGTTTAGTGCTTTACAGTGAACTGTCACCCTATGCTTAATATTGTGCTTTTCTGCTCTGAGCAAAAGATTCGGTCACTAATTTAGCATTCATTGATTGCCCCAGAGTTTGAGAGACAAAACAGCACTGTCGTGGGAGAAATGCTCGCAGGAGAACACAGTGCAAGGATATTATGAAAGGTCTCATTGCTGGGAGACGAGCTAATCTCTCGAGAAACTCTCCAGCCCTACATCTTATTCAATATTCACACCATTCTCTGCAAATAAATTATGTCTCAAAAGGCCTTGAAGATTAGCAGCACATACAAGTCTCCCACAAACCTCAGAAATGAGGGAAATAAAGAGCAAGAGTGTCGTACAGCTTTCTGATCAAGCCATTTTGTATGTAAACCTTTCAGTAGCTGAAAACACCAGACTTGGGGAACTGTCCTATATCTGAAGCCTTGAGAGTGAGCTCCGAGGTCGTGGTGGGGCTGTTAACAGATATCTGTGACTTGTAGTTGTCCTTCATACAAACCCACCTGCAGGACCACATTTCTGTAGGTGCCTCAAGCCCAGCCTGGTGTTTGTGttaagcagagaaaggaaaggccTTTCAGCAGCATAAGCTGGCTGTAATGTTTTATACTGGCTGTAATGTTTTGTACTGGCTGTTGCAGGAGATGTGAACCTTTCCTAAGGTATCTGTACCTCCTGcctctcatttccttcctgcCAATAAACACCTAAGTCcattttcttgttaaaaaagCCCTAGAGTGCTCACCTGCTCCCTTTAGCCTCACTTCTGTTCCCTGGTCGCAGTGGAGTGTATCCGTGAGAAGCCT encodes the following:
- the LOC116449230 gene encoding SRSF protein kinase 1-like; the encoded protein is MVPTGGHHAMKEGEIFNTQYQVLHKLGCGTFATVWLCQDMRRKKQVAVKVLKSREGFAETAQDEVAFLRYVSCMKKKDLAGENIVCLLDDFRMIGENGFHMCLVFEALGPSLRCLMGNYTAQGLPLPFVKKSLQQVLAGLHFLHKCCRIIHTDIKPENILLYGCSKRLQRLLTDTLHCDQGTEVRLKGAGGDLGNQLEEPDLMSIEVKIADLGSACWTYKPFSKEIQTQPYRALEVLLGLDYSTPVDIWSTACLAFEMATGECLFDPQPGKYFSRDDDHVARIIELLGRIPPQIVFSWNKSTKFFSRPGALLRLSRLSPRSLPGILADRHGWTPREAAAFAAFLLPALHYAPERRASAAQSLRHAWIAAP